Proteins encoded within one genomic window of Glycine soja cultivar W05 chromosome 1, ASM419377v2, whole genome shotgun sequence:
- the LOC114413032 gene encoding CASP-like protein 2D1 — protein sequence MRTHIDDSASGKNHHLPMLWFFDSSLRLCAIPLSVATMWITVTNKEDNSSYGMLKYNNLSALKYMVLVSALCACYALLAAACSLVRCFVSKAWIFFVSDQIVAYLAITSVAAVMEMYYLAYNGAKEDSWSEACSSYGSFCSKVKLALILHTITFCCFFVIAVISAFRAFSVFDPPFVNSQEVQGD from the exons ATGAGAACACATATTGATGATAGTGCATCTGGGAAGAATCACCATCTTCCAATGCTTTGGTTTTTTGATTCTTCTCTGAGGCTTTGTGCTATTCCTCTATCTGTGGCAACCATGTGGATCACTGTGACTAACAAGGAGGACAACAGCAGCTATGGAATGCTGAAATATAACAACCTCTCTGCTCTAAA GTATATGGTTTTAGTCAGTGCCCTCTGTGCTTGCTATGCTCTTCTTGCTGCAGCTTGCTCCTTGGTCAGATGTTTTGTATCCaaagcttggattttctttgtCTCTGATCAG ATTGTGGCATATTTAGCGATCACATCAGTTGCTGCAGTAATGGAGATGTATTACCTGGCTTACAATGGTGCTAAGGAAGATTCTTGGAGTGAAGCCTGCAGTTCCTATGGCAGTTTTTGCAGCAAAGTCAAGTTGGCTTTGATACTCCATACGATCACATTTTGCTGCTTCTTTGTTATAGCCGTGATTTCAGCTTTTCGAGCGTTTAGTGTCTTTGATCCTCCTTTTGTCAATTCTCAAGAGGTGCAAGGAGATTGA